In Timaviella obliquedivisa GSE-PSE-MK23-08B, the genomic stretch CGGCTTCTTCGTTAAAGCGCTACCTGGCAAATGCCAAAAAACAGAGTGAGGGGGGTGCTAAGACCTCTACAGGTAAGCGCGGCAGAACGCCTCGTGCACCCAAAGCAGACGTGGCAACCGACGCAGAAGCGTCAACCGATGCAACCGATGCAACCGATGCAACCGATGCAGCACCAACCAAGCGTCGCGGCAGAGGCCCTAACAAACCTAAAGGCGAAGGTGAGGAAACTCAACCTAAAGCAACTCGTAGCGCCGCTGCTCGGAAAAACACGGCAGCCAGTGGCACAATTGCAGCCCCAGAAAACCAGCCTAAAGCCGTTCGTTCAACCTCTACTCGGGGACGCAAGAAAGCAGCTAGTGCAGAGTGAGTTACTGAATACTCAACCTCTTGTCTAGAAGAAATTCATCTAGGTGAACTAAAAAGCAGGCTGAGTGTTCAGTCTGCTTTTTTGGTGAGTCAGGCTCGGTCTAAGAAATTGTTTAGATTTGGGTAATAAGTGTTAGGGGGGAAGCTCGTCAGACAGCGCTCCAAATCGGTATCCTCTGCCGTACACGGTATGAATCAGAGGCGGTTCTAGCTCAGCTTCAATTTTGCGACGGAGCAACCGAATCTGAGCCGCCAAGGCATTGCTACTGGGTTTCTCATCTTCCTTCCAAAGATGCTGATAAATCTGCTCGTGGGTTAATACTTGGTTAGGATTCCGCATGAAGTATGCCAAAAGCTGGCTCTCTTTGTCTGAAAGTTCGATCGCCCTTTCCTGTCGATACGCCAACTGATTCTCAAGATCAAGTTTAAGATCGTTGATTTGCAGCAGGGCAGAGCGATCGGAAACAGGCGACGATGGACGACGAAGCAGGGCACGCACACG encodes the following:
- a CDS encoding response regulator transcription factor; protein product: MQILLVDDEAELTEPLSRILKREGYQVDIAHDGAAGSLLAMQKQYDLLILDWMLPYKSGLEICEELRSLGNTTPVLFLTAKDTLDDRVEGLDAGADDYLIKPFELRELLARVRALLRRPSSPVSDRSALLQINDLKLDLENQLAYRQERAIELSDKESQLLAYFMRNPNQVLTHEQIYQHLWKEDEKPSSNALAAQIRLLRRKIEAELEPPLIHTVYGRGYRFGALSDELPP